In the genome of Coregonus clupeaformis isolate EN_2021a chromosome 1, ASM2061545v1, whole genome shotgun sequence, one region contains:
- the LOC121534275 gene encoding protein phosphatase 1 regulatory subunit 3C-B — protein MNCTRVLHMLNPRPMPGPIMPVDVAMRICLASSPPLRSFLSTYEDCRSRNLVNRYKPLRPCISSKQQVEASSLGWKSPKAMGKKRVVFADSKGMSLTAIHVFKEFEEDPLSDLQFDLSDLANATAGLKVSVEKSFTLDFPQPAADYLDFRNRLKKNQVCLENCTLQERSLTGTVKVRNVSFEKSVSIRITFDSWKTHTDVASTYLNNVYGCLDTDTFAFTVDLPSSVPSQERVEFCVCFATQDQTYWDNNDDKNYKLLHNDTDTDQTSNPIIQTTTPVEFKGDGKRPEMEFDQFGSPRTSSGFFPEWQSWGHIENTTPYW, from the coding sequence GGTCCTCCACATGTTGAACCCCAGGCCAATGCCAGGTCCTATCATGCCAGTAGATGTAGCCATGAGGATCTGCCTGGCAAGCTCTCCGCCCCTCCGCAGCTTCCTCAGCACGTACGAGGACTGCCGATCGCGAAACCTGGTCAACCGCTACAAACCACTTAGGCCATGCATCAGCTCCAAGCAGCAGGTAGAGGCCTCTAGCCTGGGATGGAAGAGTCCCAAGGCCATGGGAAAGAAGCGGGTGGTCTTCGCCGATTCAAAAGGCATGTCCCTAACGGCCATCCACGTTTTCAAGGAGTTTGAGGAGGACCCACTGTCTGACCTGCAGTTTGACCTGTCTGACCTGGCCAATGCCACTGCCGGCCTCAAGGTCTCCGTGGAGAAAAGTTTTACTCTGGATTTCCCTCAGCCCGCTGCAGATTATCTGGACTTCAGGAACCGGCTCAAGAAGAACCAAGTGTGTCTGGAGAACTGCACACTCCAGGAACGGTCGCTCACCGGCACCGTGAAAGTCAGGAACGTAAGCTTTGAGAAATCGGTCTCCATCCGGATAACGTTTGACTCGTGGAAAACCCACACGGACGTTGCTAGTACGTACCTGAACAATGTGTACGGTTGTTTGGACACTGACACCTTCGCTTTCACCGTCGACCTGCCAAGTTCTGTGCCCTCACAGGAGCGTGTAGAGTTTTGCGTATGCTTCGCCACCCAGGATCAGACGTACTGGGACAACAACGATGACAAGAACTACAAGTTGCTCCACAacgacacagacacagaccagaccagcaaCCCCATCATCCAGACCACCACACCAGTGGAGTTCAAGGGAGACGGCAAGAGGCCGGAGATGGAGTTTGACCAGTTTGGGAGCCCGAGGACGTCCAGTGGATTCTTCCCTGAATGGCAGAGCTGGGGACACATAGAGAATACAACCCCATACTGGTGA